Proteins co-encoded in one Gossypium arboreum isolate Shixiya-1 chromosome 11, ASM2569848v2, whole genome shotgun sequence genomic window:
- the LOC108473061 gene encoding protein RAE1-like, with protein MSSDFFSVRHFPTLTMLVSPSFFRSSSLLLLHQVAQPPSDSVSSLSFSPKANFLIATSWDNQVLCSTWNDEGMIVCSRGCDKQVKMWPLLSGGQPMTVAMHDAPIKEVAWIPEMNLYWDTRQSNLVHTQQLLDRCYALTVK; from the exons ATGTCTTCCGATTTTTtttctgtaagacattttccaacTCTCACCATGTTAGTTTCTCCTTCTTTCTTCCGTTCTTCATCCCTTCTCCTTCTTCATCAG GTTGCTCAACCACCCAGTGATTCTGTTTCAAGCCTTAGCTTCAGTCCCAAGGCCAATTTCTTGATTGCTACTTCATGGGATAATCAG GTTTtgtgctcaacttggaatgatgaGGGGATGATAGTCTGTTCTAGAGGCTGTGACAAGCAGGTCAAAATGTGGCCTTTATTATCTGGTGGTCAACCAATGACAGTTGCCATGCATGATGCCCCTATTAAAGAAGTTGCTTGGATCCCAGAAATGAACCT ATACTGGGATACAAGGCAGTCAAACCTAGTGCATACTCAACAACTTCTTGATCGCTGCTATGCACTCACAGTGAAATAA
- the LOC108473800 gene encoding anaphase-promoting complex subunit 5 has translation MAGVVKAPGAFAITPHKVSVCILVHIYASPSQISVPFPFSSVSQHNRLGLYLLALTKSCDDILEPKLDQLINQLREIGGLLDHWLTDHVTSRLSSLSSPDDLFNFFNELRETLGGPDSGVMEDDQVILDPNSNLGMFLRRCILAFNLLTFEGICHLLTNIGIYCKEAISSCSSYELRRVDDSGNDFESLSEYENMDLNLVFKKINEEMEARKRATEQVSFHLHLPKELSTLVEDIEVSADPKSEHNDKGRESSSYASGELLRDVDPNGGVFLRTNWQIQGYLMEQADAIEKHGSSFTLNAFELTLRQLQKLAPELHRVHFLRYLNNLYHDDYFSALENLHRYFDYSAGTEGFDFVPPAGCNSFGRYEIALLCLGMMHFHFGHPKKALEVLTEAVRVSQQHSNDTCLAYTLAAMCNLLSEIGFSTTSGILGSPFSPMISVGTSLSVQQQLFVLLKGSLKRAESLKLKQLVAANHLAMAKFDLTHVQRPLLSFGPKTSMKLRTCPIIVCKELRSGYHLISEFCCEGSTMTADGAFSTAWLKNLQKPMGSLVLSQDNGSRNNYNPFLFFTQPSSIPGSVMQLVGSSYLHRATAWEIYGSAPLARANALVYATCFADASSSSDAALVHVKLIQHLAVFKGYKEAFAALKTAEEKFLCVSKSRILIMKLQLLHERALHRGHLKLAQQVCDELGVLASSVTAVDMELKTEASLRHARTLLAAKQFSQAAAVAHSLFCMCYKFNLQVESATVLLLLAEIHMKSGNAVVGLPYALASLSYCQTFNLDLLRASATLTLAELWLSLGSNHAKTALTLLHGAFPMILGHGGLELCARAYITEAKCYLSDPSFSVSKNPELVLDPLRQAADELQALEHHELMAEAFYLMAIVFDKLGQPEQREEAASSFKNHVMSLDHPHDVEDPIQSDTLLNA, from the exons ATGGCAGGGGTAGTGAAAGCGCCGGGTGCCTTTGCCATAACTCCACACAAAGTTTCAGTCTGCATTTTGGTTCATATCTATGCTTCTCCTTCTCAAATCTCAGTCCCTTTCCCTTTCTCCTCCGTTTCTCAGCACAACCGCCTCGGCTTGTATTTATTAGCTCTCACCAAG TCATGTGATGACATTTTGGAGCCAAAATTAGATCAGCTCATTAACCAATTGAGGGAGATTGGTGGTTTACTGGATCATTGGTTAACTGATCATGTAACTAGTCGGTTATCTTCTTTATCATCTCCTGATGATCTGTTCAATTTCTTTAACGAGTTGCGAG aAACACTTGGGGGACCTGATTCAGGAGTTATGGAAGATGACCAGGTTATTTTGGACCCAAACAGTAACCTGGGTATGTTTCTTCGCCGCTGCATACTTGCTTTCAACCTCTTAACTTTTGAG GGTATCTGCCATCTTTTGACAAATATAGGGATCTATTGTAAAGAAGCCATTTCGAGTTGTTCATCTTACGAGTTGCGTAGGGTAGACGACTCTGGTAATGACTTTGAATCTTTATCTGAGTATGAGAATATGGATCTCAatcttgttttcaaaaaaataaatgaagaaatGGAAGCAAGGAAAAGAGCCACTGAGCAAGTTTCTTTTCATCTTCATCTTCCAAAGGAACTTTCGACATTGGTGGAAG ATATTGAGGTTTCTGCTGATCCTAAATCAGAGCACAATGACAAAGGCAGAGAATCTTCTTCATATGCTTCTGGTGAATTATTGAGAGATGTTGATCCGAATGGTGGGGTATTTTTGCGCACCAATTGGCAAATACAAGGCTACTTAATGGAGCAAGCTGACGCAATCGAAAA GCATGGCAGTTCTTTCACTTTGAATGCATTTGAACTGACTCTAAGGCAGCTTCAGAAGTTGGCCCCTGAGCTCCATCGT GTCCATTTTTTGCGTTACTTGAATAATCTTTATCATGACGACTATTTTTCTGCATTGGAGAATCTTCATCGTTATTTTGATTACAG TGCAGGAACTGAGGGATTCGATTTTGTTCCTCCTGCTGGTTGCAATAGTTTTGGAAGATATGAGATTGCTCTGTTATGTTTGGGGATGATGCACTTTCACTTTGGGCATCCTAAGAAGGCTTTGGAG GTCCTAACTGAAGCTGTTCGTGTCTCCCAACAG CACAGCAATGATACTTGTCTGGCCTACACTTTAGCTGCTATGTGCAACTTGTTGTCTGAGATTGGTTTCTCAACCACTAGTGGAATACTTGGATCGCCATTCTCTCCTATGATCAGTGTAGGCACTTCTTTGTCTGTTCAGCAGCAATTGTTTGTTCTCCTGAAAGGATCTCTAAAGAGAGCAGAGAGTTTGAAATTGAAGCAACTGGTAGCTGCCAATCATCTTGCAATGGCTAAATTTGATTTGACG CATGTGCAGAGACCTCTGCTGTCATTTGGTCCCAAGACTTCCATGAAGCTTCGGACATGCCCAATTATTGTTTGTAAG GAACTACGATCTGGTTACCACTTAATCAGTGAATTTTGTTGTGAGGGCTCTACTATGACTGCAGATGGTGCTTTTAGTACTGCATGGCTTAAGAACTTGCAAAAGCCCATGGGTTCATTAGTGCTGTCCCAAGATAATGGTTCTAGGAACAATTATAATCCTTTTCTATTCTTTACACAACCAAGTTCAATTCCTGGATCTGTTATGCAGTTAGTAGGTTCTTCGTATCTACATCGTGCTACTGCATGGGAGATATATGGAAG TGCTCCACTTGCTCGGGCAAATGCTTTGGTTTATGCAACTTGCTTTGCTGATGCTTCAAG TTCATCTGATGCAGCATTAGTGCATGTGAAACTTATTCAACATCTGGCAGTATTTAAAGGCTACAAAG AGGCTTTTGCTGCTCTTAAAACTGCGGAAGAGAAGTTTTTATGTGTATCTAAATCACGTATATTGATAATGAAGCTACAGCTGCTCCATGAGCGTGCATTACATCG AGGACATCTCAAGCTTGCCCAACAAGTATGTGATGAGCTTGGAGTATTGGCATCATCTGTCACTGCTGTGGACATGGAGCTGAAGACAGAGGCAAGCCTTCGCCATGCTCGTACATTGCTTGCAGCAAAGCAATTTAGCCAG GCAGCTGCTGTGGCACACTCCCTCTTTTGCATGTGTTACAAATTCAATCTTCAAGTTGAAAGTGCAACTGTTCTTCTTCTGCTTGCTGAAATTCACATG AAATCAGGAAATGCTGTCGTAGGCCTTCCCTATGCATTAGCAAGCCTTTCGTATTGTCAGACATTTAACTTGGATCTTCTTAGAGCGTCAGCAACTCTTACACTGGCTGAATTATGGCTTTCACTTGGATCCAATCATGCAAAGACTGCTTTAACTCTTTTACATGGTGCTTTTCCAATGATTCTTGGCCATGGAGGTTTGGAACTCTGTGCTCGGGCCTATATTACAGAAGCAAAATGTTATCTCTCAGATCCAAGCTTCTCAG TTTCCAAAAATCCAGAACTTGTGCTGGATCCCTTAAGGCAAGCTGCAGATGAGTTGCAAGCTTTGGAG CATCATGAATTAATGGCCGAAGCTTTCTACTTGATGGCCATTGTATTTGACAAGCTGGGGCAACCAGAACAGAGGGAAGAAGCTGCATCTTCTTTCAAGAATCACGTTATGTCTCTTGACCATCCTCATGACGTGGAAGATCCCATCCAATCCGATACCCTCTTAAACGCCTGA